The following coding sequences are from one Paramormyrops kingsleyae isolate MSU_618 chromosome 21, PKINGS_0.4, whole genome shotgun sequence window:
- the ndufa13 gene encoding NADH dehydrogenase [ubiquinone] 1 alpha subcomplex subunit 13: MAASKVKQDMPPSGGYGPFDYKRNLPKRGFSGYTMFGIGIGVMVLGYWRLFKWNRERRRLQIEDLEARIALLPLLQAEHDRRTLRMLRENLEEEVRIMKDVPGWKVGENVFHTERWVQPVSDELFNLRPKEELQRRKFGFQWYV; encoded by the exons ATGGCGGCGTCCAAGGTGAAGCAGGACATGCCTCCGTCTGGAGGTTATGGGCCATTCGATTACAAGCGAAATCTTCCCAAAAGAGGGTTTTCTG GATACACCATGTTCGGAATCGGTATCGGGGTCATGGTGCTCGGCTATTGGAGGCTTTTTAAATGGAACAGAGAAAGGAG GCGGCTGCAGATCGAGGACCTGGAGGCCAGGATAGCTCTCCTGCCACTACTGCAGGCTGAACACGACAGGAG GACGCTACGGATGCTACGCGAAAACCTAGAGGAGGAGGTTAGAATCATGAAGGACGTCCCTGGCTGGAAG GTGGGCGAGAATGTGTTCCACACAGAGCGCTGGGTGCAGCCTGTCTCCGATGAACTCTTCAACCTTCGGCCGAAGGAAGAGCTCCAGCGCAGGAAGTTTGGGTTCCAGTGGTACGTGTAG